The Pirellulales bacterium genomic sequence GTCTACCAGATTGGCCGCGGCGCGCTCGAGGCCACCGGCATTGGATTCCACTTGCAGGCCAACGATGTGGCGGCCCGCGGCAACTACTGCACGCTCGACCCGTCGGGCAAGATCAGCGACCGCCGCGCCGGACGCATTCCCAGCGAAGAGAGCGCCCCGATCGCCGCCATCTTGCGCAACGTGAAGATTCCTGGCGTCGAGGTCTTCGTCGAACCGGTCAAGGAACATCGCTTTGTCGTGGTCTTCCGCGGCGAGGGACTGCGGGGCGAGGTCCACGATACTGATCCCCAGGCCACGGGCGTGGCGCCGCTCGACCCCGTGGCGGCCAACCAGGAAAGCCAGCGCACGGCCGAGGTAGCCAAGGAATTCATCGCGCAGGCCACCAAGCTGCTCGCCGATCAGCCCAAGGCGAATGGACTCACCTTGCGGGGCTTTGCCGCTCGCCCGGCGCTTCCCAGCTACGAGGAGGTCTACGGCCTGCGAGCGGCGGCCATCGCCGTCTACCCGATGTACAAGGGCTTGGCCCGGCTCGTGGGCATGGAAATCGTCGGCGAGGCGAAGACCCTCGACGAACAGATCAACGAGCTCGAGCGACACTGGCAGGATTTCGACTTCTTTTTCCTGCACTACAAGTACACGGATAGCACCGGCGAGGACGGCAACTTCGCGGCCAAAGTGGGGAAGATCGAGGAGTTCGACGCCGTGCTGCCGCGCGTCGCTGCCCTGGCGCCCGACGTGTTGATCGTGACCGGAGATCACAGCACCCCCAGCTTCCTGCGTTCCCACAGTTGGCACCCGGTCCCCACGCTGCTGGTCTCGAACTGCTGCCGCCCCGACGAATGCGGCGGTTTCAGCGAGCGTCAGGCGTTGCGGGGTGGACTGGGCCAGTTCGAGGCCAAGCACTTGATGACGCTGGCCTTGGCCAACGCCGGCCGGCTGGGCAAGTTCGGGGCGTAGCCGTGACGCAAATACCCGCGGATGGGACCTGCTCCCTAGGAGCATATGCAATCGTTTTGCACATGCATTTTCTTTTTGAAAATCGCCGATTCGATCTTGACCGGCCTGCGCTGCGCCCCTAGACTCCACGACGGTCTGTCTTTTTTGGACGGATACGCCGCTGCGAAGCTCCAAACGGTCCGCACGATCTCATGGCCTGCTCCCTTTCCAAGACGGCACCTCGCCTGCTGATCGCCGCCCTGTTTGCGGCTTCGCTGCTGGTGCAAGCCTGGCACGGGCCGGTCGGCGGGTGTGCGCACGGCAGGCCCGGCGCCTGCGACGTGGCTCCAGGTCACGAGCATGGCGCCCACGAGCACGCGGGCCATGCCCACCACGAGCATGCGCATCACGCTGCTCCAGAGCATGAGTCTGTTCCCGAGGGGCAGTGCCCCGCGGGAGACGATTGCGTCATCTGTAAAGTCCTGGCTCAGGCCCAGGACGCACCGGTCCCGACCCTAGCCTCGTGCCGCGTCACGCTGGTCGAGGCGTTGGTCGTTTCCTTCTCGCGCCGACCGGTCGCTCCCTATTCTCCCGGCTGCTGGCCGCGCGGACCTCCGATGGTCGCCTAAGGCATCTTCTTCGGCGCCCTGGTTTTGCTCGTAGGTTGTTGCGCGCTGCGCACCTCTCGACGACGCGATCTCCCTGGCGCGCCGATGCTTCTTGCCCGGCCCTCGAGATTCGCTCATGAAGCCATCGCCCTGCATCCCCTCGTGATGACGCAGGCCGTCGATCGTCGCGCGGCATGTCGCCTCGACATGCTGGCGCGCGAAACGTCTGCACGCACCCGGTAGCCCCGGCATCGTTCGCGCTGGCCCGCTCACCGTGCGCCGTCATCCGTTGAGGGACCCACTCGGCGTGCGCGCTTCTATCCCGCCTTCAACATTGTGGAGCTATCAAGCATATGAATCCGTACCGAATGATTACCTGCTCGACGACCGCCATCGTGGCCCTGGCCACCCTGCTGGCCGCTACTGTTTTCTCGCGCACCGTCTACGCCGAGTCGATCTACTCGGGGGGCCACGGAGATATCGGCGCCGCCTACGAAATCGACGAACCCAACGAGTTTCATCTGCACCTGCACGCAGGAGCGGGGGCGATCGTCGACGGTTCTCCCTTGATCGACGAAGAGGAGTTTCATGCCGAAGATGTGATCATCCAGGTCCCGACGAGCTCGAACATCGGCCGCACGGCGGGCGTGCTCGGCGGAAGCTTCGAGGCGTACGACTTTACCGGCGCCGGCTTCAACTTTCTCGGCACGGGTGTCGGCGACAACCTGTGGGTGTTGATGTTCGACTCGGCCGATGCCTCGTACTACGGGCAACCCTTCATGGGATTGGCGGCGGAAGAGGGATTTACCCCCAGTCAGTGGAGCGGCAGCATCCAGTTTCAACTCAGCAATTTCAGCGGTCCCGGCCAATTATCGGTCCTCAGCGGCGCCTTCTCGCGACGCTGGGATACCTTCGACAACTCGTTCGCGAACGATGTGATCAACATCGGGCCGGGGGGGCATAGCCATTTCTATTGGGCCTTTACCGAGCCGGGCACTTATCAGGTGGAAGTCACCGTGCAAGGCACGCACAACCTGCATGGGCTGGTCACGGGGACCGACACGTTCACGTTCCACGTCGTGCCCGAGCCGGGTTCGTTGGGGTTGCTGGGCCTGGGGGCCCTTGGATTAGTCGGCTTCGGCGCGCGATACCGCGTGCGCCGCGGCACCCGTTGACGTCGCCTGCTTCGTTTCGCGCGGCGCCTGGGTTCCTCGTGCCCGGGCGCCGCGCGGGCGAGTCTCCAAACCTCTCTCCCACCGGAGTCTAGCCATGCAGCGTCAGCGCTCCTCGCAGGCCTTCTCTCGAAATGCCTTTACACTGGTCGAGTTACTCGTCGTCATCGCGATCATCGGCGTGCTGGTGGGGCTATTGCTACCCGCCATTCAAGCCGCGCGGGGAGCCGCGCATCGCATGCAGTGTACGAACAATCTGAAGCAGATCGGCATCGCGCTGCACTCGTATCACACGGCACTGGGATCGTTTCCCATATCGATCGCGGGGGTCGGCAAAACCGCGCCGGGGCAGGCGCTGACCGGGCTCTACAGTTGGCAAGCGCTGCTGCTGCCTTTCCTGGAGCAGGATCCGCTTCACCGCCAGATCAATTTCCAGGTGAATAACGCCAGCTCGACCACGGCGTATAACCCGCGTATTAACGCCGATCATCCGAACGCCGCCGCGGCGCGCACCGTCGTGCCCACGTTTCTCTGCCCCTCGGACAGTTTCATCGAGCTCGAGACGATGGGCACCGCGCGGTCGGCGGGCAGCAACTATACGGGCAACGCCGGTTGGCCCCCCTATGCAACGGGCATCGACGGGACGCGTCGCGTGCCCGCCCAGCACAATGGCTTCATGGGGCTCACCTCCCCCAATCCAGCGTCGTGGCACACGGGCGCCACGACCGCGGCGCAGTTCACCGATGGGTTGTCCAACACGATCGCCGTGACCGAGCGGCTCATCTCCAGCTACGAATCGGCCGCGGACATCGAGTCGGGCGACCCGCGCATCGTCTCGTTGTGCGGCAGCAGCGCCGGCACCAAACGCACGCTCGACGGCTATTACGAGGAGGTTCAATACTCGCACATGGACCTGAGCTATTCCAAGCTCGTCGGCCGGGCCTGGATCTCCGGCTCCGCCCTCGTGGGCAACACCTACCTGCACGCGCTCCCCATGAACAAGTTCAACGTACACGTCTACGACGGCGAGCTCGATGGGCAGGTGATGATCTCGCCCAGCAGTCAGCATTCCGGGGGCGTACACGTCCTCATGGGGGACGGCCGCGTGCAATTCGTCTCCGAACAGATCGACAAATTGATCTGGTGGAGCATCGGCTCGCGCAACGGAAATGAGGTGACTACCGAAGTGCCGTGACCTTGATTAGTCTCGCTCTAGCTTCAGCTTCTCGGCAAAGAACTCGAGCGTGGCCTGCACGGCGCGCGTCTGGTTCTCCTCGTCAAAGCCGTGGCCAGCGCCGGCGACGATCTCGACGCGTCCCGGCACGCCGGCCGCCGTCAACTTTTCGACCATGGCTACCGATTGCTGCCAGGGAACGAGCAGATCGCGCGTGCCGTGGAAGATGAGCATCGGGGCGTCGTTCTTGTCGAGCTGATGAATGGGCGAGGCAAGTCGGTAGGCCTCTTTCAACTCGCGCGGCTCCCCCCCCATGAAATCGGTCACCGTGCGCCCCGCTTCCTCGAGCGCACTGGCGGCTTCGCCTCCTTCGATCGTATCGCCGCCGACCTTTAAGCTACGACCACCGCCCCCCGTGGCGCGCACCAGCGAGGCCAAGGCCCGGGCATTCGACGAGTAGCGAAACTCGTCGACCATATCCGAGGGACCAAAGAAAGAGACCACGGCCTGCACCTTGCTCGACTGTTCGGGATGGCCCCCCTCTCCTTCGAGCATCGGCGCGTCGTCGAGCGTGCCCAAGAGCATCGAAAGATGCCCACCCGCCGATCCACCGACGGCTCCCACCCGTTCGGCGTCGATGCCGAGCTCACCGGCATTCGCTCGCAGCCAGCGGACCGCGCACTTGCAATCCTGGATTTGTGCCGGCCACTTGTGAGCGGGGGCCAGGCGATAGCCGAGCGACGCGGCGACGAAGCCCTGCTCGGCAGCCAGCTTGATCTCGCGCACGTGATTGCTCTTATTGCCCATCCGCCAACCACCGCCGTGGATAAAGACGACCAGCGGCGCGGGAGTCGGTGCGCCGATGGGGCGCGCCAGGTGCAGCGTGAGTGGCTCGTCTCCCGCCTTGCCGCACTCGACGTTTTCGCGGAACTCGACCTGATAGGGACCCTTGGCTTGAGCCTTGTCGGCATAGAGTGCGAACAAGATGAGGCCGGCAACGAGCACTGCGAACGAGCGTGGCATGGCAAAACCTGGGGCAGGGCAGGGGGGAATGACTGGTAACCGCACCATTAAACTTGCCGGCGCGATCGGTGTGCAAGGGGACGATTTAGACCCTAACGGCAACGATCAGGGCAGATTTGCACAGGCCAGCGGCCTGTGCAAGAAGGGCAATGCTACGCCGGCGGGTCGAGCAGGCGGTTGTCGATCAGCCGAGTCTTGCCCACGCGGGCCGCGATGGCGGCAATCGTGGAACCGCGCAGCTCCTCGACGGGGAGCAGCGTATCGGGATCGGCCAGCGCGATATAGTCGATCGCGATCGTCGGTTCTGCGGCGAAGATTCCTTGCATGCTGGCCAGAATCGCCCCCGCATCCCGTTCGCCCGCGGCAACCAGCTCACTGGCCCGCGCCAGGCTGCGCGACAAGGCAAGTGCCTGCCGCCGCTCCGTCGCACTGAGGTAGACATTGCGCGAGCTGAGGGCAAGGCCGTCCGCCTCGCGGACGATCGGGCAGACGCAAATCTCGATTGGCAGGTCGAGATCCTCGGTCATGCGGCGGATCACGAGGGTCTGCTGGTAGTCCTTTTGACCGAAGTAGGCACGATCGGGCGTGATGATGTTGAACAGCTTGGCCACGATCGTCGCCACGCCGGCAAAGTGGGTCGGACGAAATTTCCCCTCGAGCGGACGCGCGACCGGACCCACGTCGATCGAGGTGTCGCTACCAGCCCGGTAAATCTCCTCGTCCGCGGGAGCAAACACCGCATCGACGCGATAGTCGTCCAGGGCCGTGCGGTCGGCTTCCAGCGTGCGGGGGTACTGGCGGAAGTCTTCGTGGGGGGCGAACTGCGTGCGATTGACGAAGATCGTCACCACGGTGAAATCGCATTCGCGCTGACAGGCCTCGACCAGACTGACGTGCCCCGCGTGCAGGGCGCCCATGGTCGGTACGACACCGACGGTCTTTCCCGCGCGGCGTGCGGCCGCCACCAGGGCCCGCATCTCGCGAATCGTGGTCACCAGCGCGTGACGATGCGCGTCGGCGCTCGGGTCGCCTGCGTTGCCAGTCGAGTTGTCGAGGTCCGATTTCACGGTCGAATGGTCACTGCATGGATTGAATGGCTGCCACGATTTCCCCCACCTGGTCCGCGCGATTCGCCGGTTCGACCGTCAGCAGCGGTCCCTCGCCGGGGCGAGTGAGCTGCGCGATCAACGTATCGCGGTACCAGGCGAGCCGTGCCGACTCGTGTGCCTCAGGCGGATCTACGGTGTCGTCGACGAATACGGTCAACTTCGCAGCGATCGTGCTGGCGCGGGCCGCCTGCCACTGGGCGACATACGTCGCGAGCTCGTCGTCTGCCAGCGACAGGCTTGCCGCGACCAACAATTCGACGAGGGAAAAATCGCTGATCGAACACGTATCGCCCGCGGGCCACCGTGCGCGATCCATCTGCTCCCTCTTCCCAGCCAACAATTTTAGATGGCTCGGCAAAGATCGACCAGCGGGTTCGCACGGTTCGGCGTGCAAGTAGCGAGCCTGCAAGCGATTCGCCGCCTCGGCAGCCAGCGTAGAAGCCGCTCCACCGGGTACCCCCACCACGGCGACCAGGGTCTCTGTCCGATCGAGATTCTCCAAGAGCTCACCCACGCTCCACTGGAGGGCCGGGTGCAGCATGTCCGGTGCGATCTCGGCTGCCGGTTTTAAGGCAAAGCGACGCCAGGCCAGACGAGGATGGGGCACGACGAGCCGCTCACTCGCCAACTCCAACTCGTCGTACAACAACAGGTCGAGATCGATCGTCCGCGATCCCCAATGCTCGGTACGCACGCGCCCCAGCTCATGCTCGATGCGCTGCAATTGATCGAGTAGCGCAAAGGGGGACAGTTCTGAAGCCAGTAAAGCGGCGCAGTTTAAGTAGGGGAACT encodes the following:
- a CDS encoding 2,3-bisphosphoglycerate-independent phosphoglycerate mutase, whose product is MDLHDLTRSLKQKNDTKIVLLVADGLGGLPLEPSGLTELETAQTPHLDELARRGVLGLSIPVKLGITPGSGPGHLGLFGYDPLVYQIGRGALEATGIGFHLQANDVAARGNYCTLDPSGKISDRRAGRIPSEESAPIAAILRNVKIPGVEVFVEPVKEHRFVVVFRGEGLRGEVHDTDPQATGVAPLDPVAANQESQRTAEVAKEFIAQATKLLADQPKANGLTLRGFAARPALPSYEEVYGLRAAAIAVYPMYKGLARLVGMEIVGEAKTLDEQINELERHWQDFDFFFLHYKYTDSTGEDGNFAAKVGKIEEFDAVLPRVAALAPDVLIVTGDHSTPSFLRSHSWHPVPTLLVSNCCRPDECGGFSERQALRGGLGQFEAKHLMTLALANAGRLGKFGA
- a CDS encoding choice-of-anchor M domain-containing protein, which produces MNPYRMITCSTTAIVALATLLAATVFSRTVYAESIYSGGHGDIGAAYEIDEPNEFHLHLHAGAGAIVDGSPLIDEEEFHAEDVIIQVPTSSNIGRTAGVLGGSFEAYDFTGAGFNFLGTGVGDNLWVLMFDSADASYYGQPFMGLAAEEGFTPSQWSGSIQFQLSNFSGPGQLSVLSGAFSRRWDTFDNSFANDVINIGPGGHSHFYWAFTEPGTYQVEVTVQGTHNLHGLVTGTDTFTFHVVPEPGSLGLLGLGALGLVGFGARYRVRRGTR
- a CDS encoding DUF1559 domain-containing protein, producing MQRQRSSQAFSRNAFTLVELLVVIAIIGVLVGLLLPAIQAARGAAHRMQCTNNLKQIGIALHSYHTALGSFPISIAGVGKTAPGQALTGLYSWQALLLPFLEQDPLHRQINFQVNNASSTTAYNPRINADHPNAAAARTVVPTFLCPSDSFIELETMGTARSAGSNYTGNAGWPPYATGIDGTRRVPAQHNGFMGLTSPNPASWHTGATTAAQFTDGLSNTIAVTERLISSYESAADIESGDPRIVSLCGSSAGTKRTLDGYYEEVQYSHMDLSYSKLVGRAWISGSALVGNTYLHALPMNKFNVHVYDGELDGQVMISPSSQHSGGVHVLMGDGRVQFVSEQIDKLIWWSIGSRNGNEVTTEVP
- a CDS encoding alpha/beta hydrolase, with the translated sequence MPRSFAVLVAGLILFALYADKAQAKGPYQVEFRENVECGKAGDEPLTLHLARPIGAPTPAPLVVFIHGGGWRMGNKSNHVREIKLAAEQGFVAASLGYRLAPAHKWPAQIQDCKCAVRWLRANAGELGIDAERVGAVGGSAGGHLSMLLGTLDDAPMLEGEGGHPEQSSKVQAVVSFFGPSDMVDEFRYSSNARALASLVRATGGGGRSLKVGGDTIEGGEAASALEEAGRTVTDFMGGEPRELKEAYRLASPIHQLDKNDAPMLIFHGTRDLLVPWQQSVAMVEKLTAAGVPGRVEIVAGAGHGFDEENQTRAVQATLEFFAEKLKLERD
- the panC gene encoding pantoate--beta-alanine ligase — protein: MRALVAAARRAGKTVGVVPTMGALHAGHVSLVEACQRECDFTVVTIFVNRTQFAPHEDFRQYPRTLEADRTALDDYRVDAVFAPADEEIYRAGSDTSIDVGPVARPLEGKFRPTHFAGVATIVAKLFNIITPDRAYFGQKDYQQTLVIRRMTEDLDLPIEICVCPIVREADGLALSSRNVYLSATERRQALALSRSLARASELVAAGERDAGAILASMQGIFAAEPTIAIDYIALADPDTLLPVEELRGSTIAAIAARVGKTRLIDNRLLDPPA
- the folK gene encoding 2-amino-4-hydroxy-6-hydroxymethyldihydropteridine diphosphokinase yields the protein MASCLIGIGSNLGDRAALVERALAALAQLPETQSVARSSVYETAPIGGPAAQFPYLNCAALLASELSPFALLDQLQRIEHELGRVRTEHWGSRTIDLDLLLYDELELASERLVVPHPRLAWRRFALKPAAEIAPDMLHPALQWSVGELLENLDRTETLVAVVGVPGGAASTLAAEAANRLQARYLHAEPCEPAGRSLPSHLKLLAGKREQMDRARWPAGDTCSISDFSLVELLVAASLSLADDELATYVAQWQAARASTIAAKLTVFVDDTVDPPEAHESARLAWYRDTLIAQLTRPGEGPLLTVEPANRADQVGEIVAAIQSMQ